A section of the Acropora muricata isolate sample 2 chromosome 4, ASM3666990v1, whole genome shotgun sequence genome encodes:
- the LOC136914497 gene encoding uncharacterized protein: MKEIFIIALLAGFCAKLSAKKRGLAYASLPKELSGRIILIKLNDGRSQSLDFELDAHFDLDLNLGYLRLSGFHASYKFYLDFNKTKWYLVLDNGCLMGSNGVPSLADIQTGPGFYEFHEVAQPGKLGSDGAIVEMYSANFEGEYVLLTMETIGEKKIPVTVAVKASEDTLIASFLDLKTSVTPVVWSIPQNCQEMTSAGGGGLPHGMLHAARLHQVMRKGFPWTGGLTTKRGFPWTGGLTNKRGFPWTGGLTNKRGFPWTGGLTHKRGKKIRNLAEFNVNDQQNEESE; this comes from the exons ATGAAAGAGATTTTCATCATTGCACTGCTGGCTGGCTTTTGCGCCAAACTGAGCGCAAAAAAGAGAGGACTAGCTTACGCCT CATTGCCGAAAGAATTATCTGGCAGGATTATTCTG ATCAAGCTGAATGATGGCAGATCTCAGTCGTTGGACTTCGAACTCGATGCTCACTTCGATTTAGACTTAAATTTAGGATATCTTCGACTCAGTGGATTTCATGCGAGCTACAAATTTTACTTGGACTTTAACAAG ACCAAGTGGTATCTGGTTCTTGATAACGGTTGCCTTATGGGCAGTAACGGCGTACCGAGCCTTGCGGATATTCAGACAGGGCCTGGGTTCTACGAATTTCATGAGGTGGCACAGCCTGGGAAACTCGGGTCAGATGGAGCCATAGTTGAAATGTACTCTGCTAATTTTGAAGGAG AGTACGTCTTGCTGACCATGGAGACAAttggtgaaaagaaaattcccGTGACAGTGGCTGTGAAAGCGAGTGAAGATACTTTGATCGCAAG TTTCCTTGATTTGAAGACATCCGTAACACCTGTAGTATGGAGCATACCACAAAACTGCCAGGAAATGACAAGTGCTGGTGGTGGCGGCTTGCCTCATGGCATGCTTCACGCAGCACGCCTTCACCAAGTGATGAGAAAGGGATTTCCCTGGACAGGGGGCTTAACCACCAAAAGAGGATTTCCCTGGACAGGGGGCTTAACCAACAAAAGAGGATTTCCCTGGACAGGGGGCTTAACCAACAAAAGAGGATTTCCTTGGACAGGGGGTTTAACCCACAAACGAGGAAAGAAGATCAGAAACCTGGCAGAATTCAACGTAAACGACCAACAAAACGAGGAATCTGAATAG
- the LOC136915113 gene encoding neuronal acetylcholine receptor subunit alpha-10-like isoform X2, giving the protein MKNETYWRMCSKSHVYLLYLAVTFLTRLQCGVLADKRETEEFRLLRDLFKDYDKEVRPVYNTSEAVNVEFSLSLIQIISVNSKSQLLTLNVWIRQRWKNPMLAWNTSDYGGIESVNLDPSKVWIPDVILYNNADDSYGGGLEKYKTSVILKADGYNEWNAPCSFTSTCKIQVANFPFDKQNCSLKFGSWTFQGDRLTMASTDSSADLELFMQNGEWNLLAMPAKLNVVRYPCCKYPYHDVTLNLIIKRKPLYYVFNLILPCALISTLTLILFFLPPESGEKVGLGITVLLAMTVFLLLVAETLPATSDDVPLLGQYFIATMFVTAMSLVSTCTVLNFFHRSPSTSPMPRWVRVIILGYMAKVFCFKIEREDEIKMAPKNKRKRIEFDLNGDIPLEDEIYMSLPVSPRKFRDDMSLVSQSGRSTPSKRSVRSMSLVGGQNSFADRLLEDINTLAEDVRARQEDERQREEWRMAALVLDRMFFWLFLFLTLLSTFLIFYRESIIT; this is encoded by the exons ATGAAGAATGAGACGTATTGGAGGATGTGCTCCAAATCGCACGTTTATCTCCTCTACCTTGCTGTTACATTCTTAACACGTCTTCAATGTGGAGTTTTGGCAG ACAAACGCGAAACAGAAGAATTTCGACTTCTGCGAGACCTGTTTAAGGACTACGACAAAGAAGTTAGGCCAGTTTACAACACCTCTGAAGCTGTTAACGTTGAGTTTAGCTTATCTCTCATACAAATCATCTCTGTG aATAGCAAATCTCAGCTGTTAACTCTTAACGTCTGGATTCGACAG AGATGGAAAAATCCAATGTTGGCGTGGAATACATCCGATTATGGTGGAATCGAATCAGTGAATCTTGATCCCAGTAAAGTTTGGATACCTGATGTGATTCTGTACAACAA TGCTGACGATAGTTACGGGGGTGGATTAGAGAAATACAAAACCTCTGTTATTTTAAAAGCTGATGGCTACAATGAATGGAACGCACCATGTTCCTTTACAAGTACCTGCAAAATCCAAGTCGCCAACTTTCCATTTGACAAACAAAACTGTTCTCTTAAATTTGGTTCATGGACATTTCAGGGCGATCGCTTAACGATGGCATCAACGGATTCATCCGCAGATCTTGAACTTTTCATGCAAAATGGGGAATGGAATCTTCTTGCGATGCCAGCCAAGCTTAATGTGGTTCGTTATCCTTGCTGTAAATATCCATACCACGATGTAACATTGAACTTGATCATTAAGCGCAAACCATTGTATTACGTGTTCAATTTGATTCTGCCGTGTGCACTAATCTCAACGCTAAcactgattttgtttttcctgcCACCGGAGTCTGGAGAAAAAGTCGGTCTGGGTATAACTGTGCTTTTAGCGATGACAGTGTTTTTGTTGCTCGTTGCCGAAACACTTCCGGCGACTTCCGACGATGTTCCGCTTCTGGGGCAATATTTTATTGCCACTATGTTTGTTACTGCAATGTCCTTGGTAAGCACTTGcacagttttgaattttttccaCCGAAGTCCTTCCACTTCCCCGATGCCTCGATGGGTGCGTGTTATTATCTTGGGATACATGGCCAAGGTGTTTTGTTTCAAGATAGAGAGAGAAGACGAAATCAAGATGGCTCccaaaaacaagagaaagaggATAGAGTTTGATTTAAACGGCGACATACCGCTCGAGGATGAAATCTACATGTCTCTGCCGGTAAGCCCCCGAAAATTTCGCGACGACATGTCGCTTGTCTCCCAAAGTGGCCGAAGTACTCCGAGCAAACGGAGCGTGCGCAGTATGAGTCTTGTCGGAGGACAGAACTCGTTCGCCGATCGTTTACTTGAGGATATTAACACCCTTGCAGAGGACGTGAGAGCAAGACAAGAAGATGAGAGACAGCGAGAGGAATGGCGAATGGCGGCTCTTGTCTTGGATCGAATGTTCTTTTGGTTATTCTTGTTCCTAACGCTGCTGTCAACCTTTCTAATATTTTACAGGGAATCGATCATAACGTAA
- the LOC136915113 gene encoding neuronal acetylcholine receptor subunit alpha-10-like isoform X1: MKNETYWRMCSKSHVYLLYLAVTFLTRLQCGVLAADKRETEEFRLLRDLFKDYDKEVRPVYNTSEAVNVEFSLSLIQIISVNSKSQLLTLNVWIRQRWKNPMLAWNTSDYGGIESVNLDPSKVWIPDVILYNNADDSYGGGLEKYKTSVILKADGYNEWNAPCSFTSTCKIQVANFPFDKQNCSLKFGSWTFQGDRLTMASTDSSADLELFMQNGEWNLLAMPAKLNVVRYPCCKYPYHDVTLNLIIKRKPLYYVFNLILPCALISTLTLILFFLPPESGEKVGLGITVLLAMTVFLLLVAETLPATSDDVPLLGQYFIATMFVTAMSLVSTCTVLNFFHRSPSTSPMPRWVRVIILGYMAKVFCFKIEREDEIKMAPKNKRKRIEFDLNGDIPLEDEIYMSLPVSPRKFRDDMSLVSQSGRSTPSKRSVRSMSLVGGQNSFADRLLEDINTLAEDVRARQEDERQREEWRMAALVLDRMFFWLFLFLTLLSTFLIFYRESIIT, from the exons ATGAAGAATGAGACGTATTGGAGGATGTGCTCCAAATCGCACGTTTATCTCCTCTACCTTGCTGTTACATTCTTAACACGTCTTCAATGTGGAGTTTTGGCAG CAGACAAACGCGAAACAGAAGAATTTCGACTTCTGCGAGACCTGTTTAAGGACTACGACAAAGAAGTTAGGCCAGTTTACAACACCTCTGAAGCTGTTAACGTTGAGTTTAGCTTATCTCTCATACAAATCATCTCTGTG aATAGCAAATCTCAGCTGTTAACTCTTAACGTCTGGATTCGACAG AGATGGAAAAATCCAATGTTGGCGTGGAATACATCCGATTATGGTGGAATCGAATCAGTGAATCTTGATCCCAGTAAAGTTTGGATACCTGATGTGATTCTGTACAACAA TGCTGACGATAGTTACGGGGGTGGATTAGAGAAATACAAAACCTCTGTTATTTTAAAAGCTGATGGCTACAATGAATGGAACGCACCATGTTCCTTTACAAGTACCTGCAAAATCCAAGTCGCCAACTTTCCATTTGACAAACAAAACTGTTCTCTTAAATTTGGTTCATGGACATTTCAGGGCGATCGCTTAACGATGGCATCAACGGATTCATCCGCAGATCTTGAACTTTTCATGCAAAATGGGGAATGGAATCTTCTTGCGATGCCAGCCAAGCTTAATGTGGTTCGTTATCCTTGCTGTAAATATCCATACCACGATGTAACATTGAACTTGATCATTAAGCGCAAACCATTGTATTACGTGTTCAATTTGATTCTGCCGTGTGCACTAATCTCAACGCTAAcactgattttgtttttcctgcCACCGGAGTCTGGAGAAAAAGTCGGTCTGGGTATAACTGTGCTTTTAGCGATGACAGTGTTTTTGTTGCTCGTTGCCGAAACACTTCCGGCGACTTCCGACGATGTTCCGCTTCTGGGGCAATATTTTATTGCCACTATGTTTGTTACTGCAATGTCCTTGGTAAGCACTTGcacagttttgaattttttccaCCGAAGTCCTTCCACTTCCCCGATGCCTCGATGGGTGCGTGTTATTATCTTGGGATACATGGCCAAGGTGTTTTGTTTCAAGATAGAGAGAGAAGACGAAATCAAGATGGCTCccaaaaacaagagaaagaggATAGAGTTTGATTTAAACGGCGACATACCGCTCGAGGATGAAATCTACATGTCTCTGCCGGTAAGCCCCCGAAAATTTCGCGACGACATGTCGCTTGTCTCCCAAAGTGGCCGAAGTACTCCGAGCAAACGGAGCGTGCGCAGTATGAGTCTTGTCGGAGGACAGAACTCGTTCGCCGATCGTTTACTTGAGGATATTAACACCCTTGCAGAGGACGTGAGAGCAAGACAAGAAGATGAGAGACAGCGAGAGGAATGGCGAATGGCGGCTCTTGTCTTGGATCGAATGTTCTTTTGGTTATTCTTGTTCCTAACGCTGCTGTCAACCTTTCTAATATTTTACAGGGAATCGATCATAACGTAA